CAGTCAGCTCCGCGCTATATCTGCAGCCAAGTGAGTTTGCTATCAATAATGATCTTCCGATTCGGGTACCCGCTAGAGCCCTTGTTATATTCCACTACATCTGCAGCCCGTGAAGCTGACGAGACGGCACAGAAACGCGCACAGACCGAACAATTTGCCTTCAACGTCGATGCCCCCGGACTCATCGAAGTCACCAATGAAAGCCATGAGAACCCCGCTGACCACCGGTACTCCGTCTCCATCGACGACGTGACCGAGGTAACTGATGGCCTGTACCTGCCCGCATCACGTCCACCGCAACGCCTTTTGCAAACACATGGCCGCCGTCGAAAATGCAACCGACGACGGCACGCTCGACGCATTCCCGTCTGAGGACGAAGACGAAGCCGAACCAGACAACTGTGACTGCGACGGCCTCGGTGGCTTCCCGTGCTGGCCGTGCGTACAAACAGGACGGAAGAAACTGCCGAACTAACCACCACTTCAGCGCTTTTTATCCATGGTACGCCAGTTGACGTTCTCAGATATCACCGACCAGCGAACGCTCACGAAAAGCGCGAAAACTGAGACCGATGATACACCTGAGACACCGACGGGTCCCCTTGACCGAACACGACAGCACGCTACGACGGTCGCCGCCGAGTACTTCCCGACTTCTGGTTTTCGATACCATTCCGTCGTAGGAGAAGAGTTAATACACTATCCATAGAACATGTATTGTGATGTCAACGGACGACCGAATCTCGACAACCCCCAACCACGAGGAAACGTTCAACGACCTTCTCACCTACGCTGAACTCCTGAACACACCTCAACTTGCCCGCCTCTACATCTACATTCTCCAGAATGGGCCAGTCGCAATCGAGACGATCAAAACGGATCTCGATATGGCCCACTCGACGACCTACAAATATATCGGGCAACTCGAGGAGATGGGTGTGCTGTCCCGCCACGACGATGAGACACCAGCAATGGTCACCGTCGAACCGATTCGTCTCCAAATCGAGACCGAGCATGGCAACGTGACTGCAACACCAACCCTCATCGACGCGATTGGCCGCCAGCACGATACAGAGGACATCCGCGTCTTCGTCGAGCGACAGGGAATCGCGAAACTGGCCGCGGCGCTCCACTACACGCTCCGGGTCATGAATGGTGAACTCACACAACGGACTGGGGCATCCAAACTTGGTGTTCATCCCGTTGAGGGAATGACCGTTTTCACTGCGTTACAGGACGTCGTCGAGGAGGCGACTAACTACGATCCCTATCTGGAGCGAGCCGAATAATGGGAGGGGCCGAGATTCCGAGCGACAGCACTGCGATTATCGACAGTAGTGTCCTATTCGCAATGGGTGGGCCGTCGAACGAGAAATACCAGGCGTTCGAGCGATTCGTTCGCCAGCGGAACCTCACCGTCACAGTCCCAGAACAAGTTGCTGCGGAGTTAGGTGAGAGCCCTGATGCATACGCCTACCAGCGCGATCGATTGCGAGCAGCCCAAGATGCAGGATGGTTGGAGCCAGGTCGAATTGACTTCTCAATTCCTCGTGTTCCGGAAGTCGTCGACAAAACGCGAAGACGGATGTTGAGTCTCTCAGCCAATGACGTCACGGAAGACGAAATCGAGAAAACGGATACTATTCTCGCTGGATTGGCCTATCAATTCGTCGTCGAAGATGCAGCTCACGTTGCGGTACTTGTGAGTGATACGATCGCGGAGCAAGCGATTCGAGATGTCTTGGTAGCTGTTGGTGTAGAGGACCGGATCTCAGTTGTGGAGGGCCGAGTGTTGTTGAACGATCTTATTGACCGATAGCTGTGATAAACCACGATCTCTCGTTCACTCCGGGAACTGGATATCCGTAGGTACCCGAGTGAGTCCGAGCGTCGTGAAATCCCGATCAAAGGCAAAGACATGGTCGATCTCATATTCACGAGCAAGCACCGCACTCGTGTGATCAACAAACGAAATCTGCTGGTCGTCATAGCGCTCGAATTCATCATACGCTGCGGCAAATACACCCTCTCCAACGGGAAGAATATTGAAACTCTCCGAACGCCGAATCGTCTGAAGCAGATCCACCGCTGTCTTGTAGTTATTTTCCGAGTGGTGAGCATTGCTAACTCCGAGAGCACATACCGACTCGTGAACACCGGACCATATTTACCCGATTCCATCCCATCGAAGACCGCACTTGCTGCGTCGTGATTCACATCGTCTTCATCAAAACCAATACGGTTTTACAGACTGTCTACTGAGTCTTCGCGAACGTCGAAGACATCAAGGCTCTTAACGTTCGAAAAGTCCCCATCGGCCGTGACAAGGAGCATTTCCTTCCGACGGGCGATTCCGGCGATCAGGATGTCTGCCCCGTTGATGAGCTCGCCTTGTGACGCCAGTTCTGATTCGATCTCCGCTGCTTCGAGCGCAGAATACCGATCAAAACCAACGGTATTTGCCCACCGAAGTTTGTAATCGAGGTCAGGAATATCGGCTGGGCCGTCGCTATGCAACCGGCCTCGATACATTTCGTAGAGGACAAGCGTGGGAATCGAAATGGGTTCGTTGCGTTCGCCTTTGTACTCGGTGAGAAACGCTTTCGTTTCGGGCGTTCGGTCCGTATAGTCGATCAGAAAGCTGGTATCGAGGAGTGCACCAGGTGACTGACTACTCATCGATCGTTCTCATCTCGCTGTTCAGCGTGCCGATCGGCGCGCTCGTCAAAAGCGGCACCGAGATCGTCATGTGCTTCGCGAACGCGTTCTCCGAAATCCGTTCCGGCAGCAGCACCCCAGCCAGCCAGGTAGTCCGGCTCGCCGCTCTCGTCACCATTCTCGTCGGCAACCCACCACACCTGGCCGCGTGGTCCGACCTCCATGCTCTCGACGACACCGCGAGATTCAAGGGATTTGAGACGGTCGAGGACGGCGCGCCTGGTGATCGGCAACTCAT
This Haladaptatus sp. R4 DNA region includes the following protein-coding sequences:
- a CDS encoding SWIM zinc finger family protein; protein product: MACTCPHHVHRNAFCKHMAAVENATDDGTLDAFPSEDEDEAEPDNCDCDGLGGFPCWPCVQTGRKKLPN
- a CDS encoding transcriptional regulator TrmB; the encoded protein is MSTDDRISTTPNHEETFNDLLTYAELLNTPQLARLYIYILQNGPVAIETIKTDLDMAHSTTYKYIGQLEEMGVLSRHDDETPAMVTVEPIRLQIETEHGNVTATPTLIDAIGRQHDTEDIRVFVERQGIAKLAAALHYTLRVMNGELTQRTGASKLGVHPVEGMTVFTALQDVVEEATNYDPYLERAE
- a CDS encoding type II toxin-antitoxin system VapC family toxin; the encoded protein is MDLLQTIRRSESFNILPVGEGVFAAAYDEFERYDDQQISFVDHTSAVLAREYEIDHVFAFDRDFTTLGLTRVPTDIQFPE
- a CDS encoding PIN domain-containing protein, which codes for MSSQSPGALLDTSFLIDYTDRTPETKAFLTEYKGERNEPISIPTLVLYEMYRGRLHSDGPADIPDLDYKLRWANTVGFDRYSALEAAEIESELASQGELINGADILIAGIARRKEMLLVTADGDFSNVKSLDVFDVREDSVDSL